One stretch of Spirochaetota bacterium DNA includes these proteins:
- the tuf gene encoding elongation factor Tu, which yields MAKEKFERSKPHVNVGTIGHIDHGKTTLTSAITKCLTNAIGGKNKPINYDQIDNAPEEKARGITIATSHQEYETKNRHYAHVDCPGHADYIKNMITGAAQMDAAILVVAATDGPMPQTKEHVLLARQVNVPYMVVFLNKVDQLDPADRAELIELVEMEVRELLNKYEFPGDEIPIVPGSALKAMECGCGKETCENCGPILKLAEALDSYIPEPKRQKDKPFLMPIEDVFSITGRGTVVTGRIERGMVKTGEEVEIIGFVETKKSVVTGVEMFRKILDEGMAGDNVGCLLRGTGKDEVERGMVLAKPGSITPHKKFEAEVYVLSKEEGGRHTPFFNNYRPQFYFRTTDVTGMIALPEGVEMVMPGDNIKMTVELITPIAMEETLRFAIREGGRTVGAGVVAKILE from the coding sequence ATGGCAAAGGAAAAGTTTGAACGGAGCAAGCCGCACGTTAATGTGGGCACCATCGGGCACATTGACCACGGTAAGACCACTCTTACTTCGGCTATCACCAAATGCCTGACTAATGCTATCGGCGGCAAAAATAAGCCCATTAACTACGACCAGATCGACAATGCACCCGAAGAAAAGGCTCGTGGGATAACGATTGCCACCTCTCACCAGGAATATGAAACCAAGAACAGGCATTATGCGCACGTGGATTGCCCCGGCCATGCCGACTATATTAAGAACATGATTACGGGCGCCGCCCAGATGGACGCGGCTATTCTCGTGGTTGCCGCGACGGATGGTCCCATGCCCCAGACGAAGGAGCACGTTCTCCTGGCTCGCCAGGTGAATGTTCCCTATATGGTCGTTTTCCTCAACAAGGTCGACCAGTTGGATCCTGCGGACAGGGCCGAACTTATAGAGCTCGTAGAAATGGAAGTTCGCGAACTGCTGAACAAATACGAATTCCCTGGTGACGAAATTCCAATCGTTCCCGGATCCGCTCTCAAAGCTATGGAGTGCGGCTGCGGAAAGGAGACTTGCGAAAACTGCGGTCCCATCCTCAAACTTGCCGAAGCGCTCGATTCGTACATACCCGAGCCTAAGCGCCAAAAGGATAAACCCTTCCTCATGCCGATAGAAGACGTGTTCTCCATCACCGGTCGCGGCACGGTAGTGACCGGAAGGATCGAGCGGGGCATGGTAAAGACAGGCGAGGAAGTTGAAATTATCGGTTTCGTAGAGACGAAGAAGTCGGTCGTAACCGGCGTGGAAATGTTCCGGAAAATACTTGACGAAGGGATGGCCGGGGATAATGTCGGTTGTCTTCTCCGCGGTACCGGCAAGGACGAGGTAGAGCGCGGGATGGTTCTTGCAAAGCCCGGTTCTATTACTCCTCATAAGAAATTCGAAGCTGAAGTTTATGTACTTTCCAAAGAAGAGGGAGGCCGTCATACACCTTTCTTCAATAACTATCGTCCTCAGTTCTATTTCAGAACGACCGACGTTACCGGCATGATCGCGCTTCCCGAGGGGGTTGAAATGGTTATGCCGGGAGACAATATCAAGATGACGGTAGAACTTATCACCCCGATCGCGATGGAAGAAACGCTTCGTTTTGCGATACGTGAAGGCGGGCGAACCGTTGGCGCGGGCGTGGTAGCCAAGATTCTCGAATAG
- a CDS encoding 50S ribosomal protein L23, translating into MDHNDTIVKPVLSEKSTEFASQGKYVFRVAMKANKPLIRKAIKELFNVTAKKINIVNVRGKKKRVRAQYGFTSSWKKAVVTVKAGEKIELFENQ; encoded by the coding sequence ATGGATCATAACGATACTATTGTAAAACCCGTCCTGTCCGAAAAGAGCACTGAATTTGCCAGTCAGGGCAAATATGTTTTCCGGGTAGCGATGAAAGCGAATAAGCCTTTAATTCGAAAGGCGATAAAAGAGCTGTTTAATGTAACAGCCAAGAAGATCAATATTGTAAATGTCCGCGGGAAAAAGAAACGCGTGCGTGCGCAGTATGGATTCACCTCTTCCTGGAAAAAAGCAGTAGTGACGGTCAAAGCCGGAGAAAAGATCGAACTTTTCGAGAATCAATAG
- a CDS encoding 30S ribosomal protein S10 — translation MTGQKIRVKLRSFDAKLLDQSAAKIVATTNRSGAQVAGPIPLPTKVEKFCVLRSPHVNKKSREQFEIRTHKRLIDIIDPNSDTVEALMKLELPAGVSVDIKS, via the coding sequence ATTACAGGGCAGAAAATACGTGTCAAATTGCGGTCGTTCGACGCAAAACTTCTGGATCAGTCGGCCGCAAAGATTGTTGCGACTACGAACAGGAGCGGGGCTCAGGTCGCCGGTCCAATACCTCTACCGACCAAGGTGGAAAAATTCTGTGTTCTGCGATCGCCCCATGTCAACAAGAAGTCTCGCGAGCAGTTCGAAATAAGGACGCATAAGCGCCTGATTGACATCATTGATCCGAATTCTGATACGGTCGAAGCTCTGATGAAACTCGAACTCCCTGCTGGTGTTTCTGTCGACATTAAATCCTAG
- a CDS encoding 50S ribosomal protein L4, with product MMLDKYAIDGKLVGQVELVDSVFNVKVNDALIYELIKAANANLHQGTHCTKERSFVSGGGAKPWRQKGTGRARQGSIRAPQWKGGGTIFGPQPRDYRIELPKNMKREAYRSLLSLKAKQGQIKIVEDIKIADGKTREMAKIGKALSVAKGVFLTENDDVLLKRALRNIPWFIYNNVKRPSSREIFYSKTLLITESALKYLNEKYAKGE from the coding sequence ATGATGCTCGATAAATATGCAATAGACGGAAAGCTGGTCGGACAGGTGGAATTGGTCGACAGTGTGTTCAACGTCAAGGTGAACGATGCGCTCATTTATGAGCTCATAAAGGCGGCAAACGCGAATCTGCATCAGGGAACTCATTGTACCAAGGAGCGCTCATTCGTGTCTGGAGGGGGGGCGAAGCCTTGGAGGCAAAAGGGAACCGGGCGCGCACGGCAGGGCAGCATCCGCGCACCACAGTGGAAGGGTGGAGGGACTATTTTCGGACCCCAGCCGCGCGATTACAGGATTGAGCTGCCCAAAAATATGAAAAGGGAAGCGTATCGGTCCCTATTGTCGCTCAAGGCGAAGCAGGGACAGATAAAGATAGTTGAGGATATAAAGATCGCCGACGGCAAAACCAGGGAAATGGCCAAAATCGGCAAAGCCCTCAGTGTTGCAAAGGGTGTGTTTTTAACCGAAAATGATGATGTGCTTCTCAAGCGTGCACTGCGTAATATTCCCTGGTTTATATACAATAACGTGAAACGGCCTTCAAGTCGGGAGATATTTTATTCTAAGACTCTGCTTATTACTGAGAGCGCCTTGAAGTATTTAAACGAGAAGTACGCGAAAGGTGAGTAA
- a CDS encoding 50S ribosomal protein L3, which produces MKKSLIGKKIGMTQFIMEDGTLIPVTVCELGPCVVLQKKTVEKDGYASLKVGYAEAKEKRVPRAQLAAYKKMNISPKRIQKEIDAFDDALVEGSVITCEIFAENQLVNVLGLSKGKGFTGVIKRYGFGGGRKTHGSDFHRAPGSIGAHTFPGEVWKGQKMPGRHGNKNLTIKNLKIVKVLKDKNIVLISGSIPGRKDSLITVIEK; this is translated from the coding sequence ATGAAGAAGTCGCTGATTGGAAAAAAAATAGGAATGACGCAATTCATCATGGAAGACGGAACCCTCATCCCCGTCACCGTGTGCGAACTCGGCCCCTGCGTTGTTTTGCAGAAGAAAACTGTCGAAAAAGACGGTTACGCTTCGCTCAAGGTTGGCTATGCGGAGGCGAAAGAGAAACGCGTTCCCAGGGCCCAGCTCGCCGCCTATAAGAAGATGAATATTTCTCCCAAGAGAATTCAAAAGGAGATCGATGCTTTTGATGACGCTCTCGTGGAAGGCAGCGTGATCACTTGTGAAATTTTCGCAGAAAACCAGCTGGTGAACGTCCTTGGGTTGTCCAAGGGTAAGGGATTCACCGGTGTTATTAAGCGTTATGGGTTTGGAGGGGGTCGTAAAACGCACGGCTCTGATTTCCACCGGGCACCCGGATCGATCGGCGCGCACACTTTTCCTGGTGAAGTTTGGAAAGGACAGAAAATGCCGGGACGTCACGGTAACAAGAATCTCACAATTAAGAATTTAAAAATCGTAAAAGTCCTCAAGGATAAAAACATAGTGCTCATATCCGGAAGTATTCCGGGTAGAAAAGATTCTCTGATCACAGTAATAGAAAAATAG